Genomic DNA from Corynebacterium kroppenstedtii:
GTCCATGCCCACGCCAGAAGTCATCGCCAATTCGGCCAAGGCCTGGGCGAGTCCTCCTTCGGAGAGGTCGTGCGCGGCAGTGACGACCCGCGGAGTATCGGGATCTGCTTGGTCGCAGAAGAAATCAGCCAACGCCGACGTCGCTGCCAAATCAACCTGCGGGGGAAGTCCCGACAAGGCATTGTGCTCAACCTGCTGCCAGATGGAACCACCCAGCTCATCATGGGTCTCACCCAGGAGATACAGCTCTTCGAACTGGTCATTGGATGACGTTAACGACTCATCGCCGGTACCCGATTCGCTCTCCAGGAAGGCTGAGCGTTCCGTCATCAAGCCCCCTAGGAGGTGGTTGATGTGGTGATCCACCGAGGTCACGACGCCCGCAACACCAACGAGTGGCGTCGGCAAGATCGCCTCCGAACCTGTCTGATTGTAGAACGACACGTTGCCGCCCGACACGGGAATACCCAGCTCACGAGCACCATCGGCGAGGCCATGCACAGCCTCACGGAACTGCCACATCACGGCGGGGTCCTCCGGTGAACCAAAGTTCAGGCAGTTAGTCACGGCCACGGGACGAGCGCCCGTCACAACAACATTGCGGTAGGCCTCCGCCAAGGCCAAGCGGGCCCCCATGTTCGGGTCGAGCTTCGTGTACCGCCCCGACGCGTCCGCCGATACAGCGACACCGCGGCCTGTTGTTTCATCGATACGCAGGACTCCAGCGTCGGCGTTCTGAGCCTCCACTGTGTTACCCATGACGTACCGGTCGTACTGTTCGGTGATGAACGCGCGCGAACACAACGCGGGGGAAGCAATCATGCGCAGCCACGTGTCGCGCAATTCGTCGGCACCCTGAGGACGAGCAAACCCCTTCGCCTCTACACCCGGTTCTTGCAGCTCATCTTGCCAATCGGGGCGCTCATAGGGACGGTCGTACACGGGGCCCTGATGTGCAATCGTATGCGCCGGTGCATCCACCACAACCTGGCCATGATGACGAATAACCAGGTGATCACCATCCGTGACCTCACCGATTTCGGCGCAGCTCACATCCCAATGGGCACAGATCTCCCGGAAACGATCAACATTCTCCGGAGTCACGACGGCACACATACGTTCCTGGGACTCCGATGAAAGGATCTCGGCCGCGGTCATGTGCTCCGCACGCAGCGGCACCGCGTCGAGGTTGACCTCCATGCCGCCATCCCCTGCAGCAGCCAGCTCAGAAGTGGCGCAGGATAATCCCGCACCACCCAAGTCCTGAATCCCCACGACAATCCCGGCGTGGTACAAATCCAAGCAACATTCGATGAGGACCTTTTCGGCAAAAGGATCACCCACCTGAACTGACGGCAACTTCCGCTCGGCACCATCTTCAAAAGTGTCTGATGCTAAGACAGACACTCCACCAATGCCATCCAATCCCGTTCGGG
This window encodes:
- the purL gene encoding phosphoribosylformylglycinamidine synthase subunit PurL yields the protein MAEPDASQPYASLGLKDDEYARIKDILGRRPTDAELAMYSVMWSEHCSYKSSKVHLRYFGETMTKEMSSKILAGIGENAGVIDIGDGNAVTFRVESHNHPSYVEPHQGAATGVGGIVRDIMAMGARPIAVMDQLRFGPADAADTQRVLPGVVDGVGGYGNCLGLPNIGGETVFDESYAGNPLVNALCIGTLKVDDLKLAFASGKGNKVMLFGSRTGLDGIGGVSVLASDTFEDGAERKLPSVQVGDPFAEKVLIECCLDLYHAGIVVGIQDLGGAGLSCATSELAAAGDGGMEVNLDAVPLRAEHMTAAEILSSESQERMCAVVTPENVDRFREICAHWDVSCAEIGEVTDGDHLVIRHHGQVVVDAPAHTIAHQGPVYDRPYERPDWQDELQEPGVEAKGFARPQGADELRDTWLRMIASPALCSRAFITEQYDRYVMGNTVEAQNADAGVLRIDETTGRGVAVSADASGRYTKLDPNMGARLALAEAYRNVVVTGARPVAVTNCLNFGSPEDPAVMWQFREAVHGLADGARELGIPVSGGNVSFYNQTGSEAILPTPLVGVAGVVTSVDHHINHLLGGLMTERSAFLESESGTGDESLTSSNDQFEELYLLGETHDELGGSIWQQVEHNALSGLPPQVDLAATSALADFFCDQADPDTPRVVTAAHDLSEGGLAQALAELAMTSGVGMDVDVTNVHADPCVALFSESANRVVVACARGDGDKLVSLAKRCGIPVVRLGSVTSLACGSSQETSAQVRVKVSADRADEITLPVTELREAWTSTLPKLFAHAAGANSVVE